A single genomic interval of Rhododendron vialii isolate Sample 1 chromosome 3a, ASM3025357v1 harbors:
- the LOC131320703 gene encoding ATP-dependent DNA helicase SRS2-like protein At4g25120 isoform X3: MNKENADAAETPGGGMSEEQRARISQKFRAAKALLSRKRPRRSTTPNTSLHSPRTIEDTKRIESPAQVTDVKRFPLSEISTNTRSPASVKAMKLGEGECNNTSSYRGLWDCKIDSSLSSRTTCVALENEAVPYSFETPNRQLECTSSICSEGISVNRIGSFDDSLSERRTGVAVETRCGINSCIDPVRQLQFSASSKSSPSSIVLDEDFDEAILEEIDALFEQKAVRKSEGEGCSSNFQLDIQSAEGSSLDYKVNLSSVFPDLLKIEGISNSSEDPECEVGGGKIFHTAQNGNMPEEYVKYMDSLNDRQREAACGDISIPLMIVAGPGSGKTSTMVGRILMLLKEGIGPSNILAMTFTTSAASEMRDRIGAVAGKATAKELLISTFHSFSLQLCRSHAEKLGRTPEFLIYGHGQQRRVIIEAIRLLENGKNMQNQDSHSLDEELKGVNSPEYFKDKSKKWQKFVAQAKASGKTAEDCCKEGDAVGAAVLQNYDDILRSCNALDYHDLICCSVKLLSDFPGVFKECQESWKAIVIDEFQDTSAMQYGLLQLLSSHKRITIVGDEDQSIFSFNGADVCGFDSFRKDFPNHKEVKLNKNYRSTRCIVEAASSLIKNNLKRCQLKNVLTDNSCGSKITVKECCNEDAQCAFVVDKILQISSEGSSAKCTFGNVAVLYRRQVSGKVFQTAFRDRKIPFNVHGVAFYRKKVVRAIIAMLQTTLPECDDGPFRCVFKALLPFEKEEKKKVIGHIDKVSTVRRSSFISAARDIFTAKVSGTFKRNQLTQGRKVLCTLDMISKLVRREQSISAVITSVANMIPQKYLLEQRAVLDNDGGKLLNEDNDVRPVLQYLLDDVSEFISTQFTAPEGAGDVLGEDKGCVYALKAFIDYLSERERENFHSRRHENKDSVSLTTIHQSKGLEWDTVFIVKVNESEIPLLHEFNGVAKENCTSIEEERRLLYVAMTRARKKLFILYVIMDSNWQVLQPSRFLKEIPDHLREIQGEVNSNDLQRKDQKLKKDTAKLTAGLSRGTELPEADLVPKDSVEIHAHETSKESIESIEACHGNSFLKRFNVEERGVVSHLFHQWAKKPAFQDPRRLLDKCLQVF; encoded by the exons atgaacaaGGAGAATGCGGATGCAGCAGAAACTCCAGGAGGAGGAATGTCAGAGGAACAGAGAGCTCGAATTTCCCAAAAGTTCAGAGCAGCCAAGGCCCTCCTCTCCCGCAAAAGACCTCGCCGCTCCACCACCCCCAACACCTCCCTTCACTCTCCTCGAAC AATTGAGGATACGAAGAGAATTGAATCTCCAGCTCAGGTAACGGACGTCAAAAGATTCCCTCTTTCAGAGATTTCAACGAACACTCGGTCCCCAGCTTCCGTTAAGGCGATGAAGTTAGGAGAAGGTGAATGCAACAACACTTCAAGTTACAGAGGCCTATGGGATTGTAAGATTGATAGTAGTCTGAGTTCAAGGACAACGTGCGTTGCTTTGGAGAATGAGGCAGTTCCGTATTCATTTGAAACTCCAAATAGACAACTGGAGTGTACTAGCAGTATATGCTCTGAGGGCATATCTGTTAATAGGATTGGATCATTTGATGATAGTTTAAGTGAAAGGAGAACGGGTGTGGCGGTGGAAACTCGGTGTGGAATTAATTCGTGTATCGATCCAGTGAGACAACTGCAGTTTTCTGCTTCGAGCAAGTCTTCACCATCGTCTATTGTTTTAGATGAGGATTTTGACGAGGCCATTCTGGAAGAAATTGATGCTTTATTTGAGCAGAAGGCAGTTAGAAAATCAGAGGGTGAAGGGTGCAGTAGTAATTTTCAATTGGATATTCAGTCTGCTGAAGGGAGTAGTTTGGATTATAAGGTCAATTTGAGTTCTGTTTTTCCGGACTTGTTAAAAATTGAAGGAATTTCAAATTCAAGCGAGGACCCTGAATGTGAAGTGGGGGGAGGGAAAATTTTCCACACTGCTCAAAATGGAAACATGCCTGAGGAGTATGTTAAGTACATGGATTCTCTGAATGATAGGCAGCGAGAAGCTGCTTGTGGTGACATTTCTATCCCTTTAATGATTGTTGCTGGACCAGGAAGTGGGAAG ACATCTACAATGGTTGGACGCATTCTGATGTTGCTTAAAGAG GGCATTGGTCCATCCAACATTCTGGCCATGACTTTCACGACATCTGCTGCTTCTGAAATGAGAGATCGAATTGGAGCAGTGGCTGGGAAGGCAACAGCAAAAGAACTCCTGATCAGCACATTCCACTCATTTTCTCTGCAACTTTGTCGTTCACATGCTGAAAA GTTAGGTCGCACACCAGAGTTTTTGATATATGGGCACGGGCAACAAAGAAGAGTAATCATTGAGGCTATCAGGCTactggaaaatggaaagaataTGCAAAATCAAGATTCTCACTCACTTGATGAAGAGTTAAAAGGCGTAAATTCTCCGGAATATTTTAAAGATAAGTCAAAGAAATGGCAGAAGTTTGTTGCTCAA GCTAAAGCTTCTGGAAAGACTGCTGAAGATTGCTGTAAAGAGGGGGATGCTGTAGGA GCGGCTGTTCTTCAAAATTACGATGACATATTAAGATCCTGTAATGCTCTGGATTACCATGACTTAATTTGCTGTTCAGTGAAGCTGCTCAGCGATTTTCCTGGAG TATTTAAGGAGTGCCAGGAGTCATGGAAAGCAATTGTGATAGACGAATTTCAAGACACAAGTGCCATGCAGTATGGTCTGCTGCAGCTTCTTTCATCTCATAAACGTATTACCATTGTTGGTGATGAAGATCAG TCCATTTTCAGTTTCAATGGTGCTGATGTATGTGGATTTGATTCATTTCGTAAAGATTTCCCAAACCACAAAGAA GtgaaattaaacaaaaactacCGTTCCACTCGTTGCATTGTTGAAGCTGCATCATCTCTTATAAAAAACAATTTGAAGCGATGCCAGCTAAAGAATGTCCTTACTGACAATTCTTGTGGATCTAAG ATTACTGTAAAGGAATGTTGTAATGAGGATGCACAGTGTGCATTCGTTGTTGATAAGATCTTACAAATTTCTTCAGAGGGTTCATCTGCTAAGTGCACTTTTGGAAATGTAGCTGTTCTTTACCGGAGGCAG GTGTCCGGGAAAGTGTTCCAAACAGCCTTTCGTGACCGGAAAATACCGTTCAACGTTCACGGAGTGGCCTTCTATAGAAAAAAG GTTGTGAGAGCCATAATTGCTATGCTTCAAACAACATTGCCTGAATGTGATGATGGTCCGTTTCGCTGTGTCTTCAAGGCTTTACTACCTtttgagaaagaggagaagaaaaag GTAATTGGTCATATTGATAAAGTTTCTACTGTAAGAAGATCCAGCTTTATATCAGCTGCACGCGACATATTTACTGCAAAAGTTTCTGGGACCTTTAAAAG GAATCAACTTACCCAAGGACGTAAAGTGTTGTGTACGCTAGACATGATATCAAAACTTGTTCGCAGG GAACAATCAATTTCAGCTGTCATAACTTCAGTGGCAAACATGATACCTCAG AAATACCTTCTTGAACAACGAGCAGTTCTAGACAATGATGGAGGAAAATTACTAAATGAAGACAATGACGTCAGACCT GTGCTCCAGTACCTGTTGGATGACGTCTCTGAGTTTATATCGACACAATTTACTGCACCAGAAGGGGCGGGAGATGTGCTAGGAGAAGATAAAGGATGTGTTTATGCACTTAAAGCTTTTATTGATTACCTATCTGAGCGGGAGAGGGAAAATTTCCACTCAAGGAGACATGAAAACAAAGATTCTGTCAGCCTTACTACCATCCATCAG TCAAAAGGCCTGGAGTGGGATACTGTTTTCATAGTCAAG GTAAATGAATCTGAGATCCCTTTGTTACATGAGTTCAATGGAGTTGCGAAGGAAAATTGTACTTCAATTGAG GAAGAGCGGCGCTTGCTATATGTGGCGATGACTCGTGCTCGAAAAAAACTTTTCATTCTTTACGTTATTATGGACTCAAATTGGCAG GTACTTCAGCCATCGCGGTTTTTGAAAGAAATACCTGATCATCTTCGAGAGATCCAG GGCGAAGTGAATTCAAATGATCTACAAAGAAAGGACCAAAAACTTAAAAAGGACACTGCCAAGTTAACTGCTGGTTTATCAAGAGGAACAGAACTTCCCGAGGCAGATTTGGTTCCAAAGGATTCTGTCGAGATTCATGCCCATGAAACTTCGAAAGAGTCAATTGAATCGATCGAGGCATGCCATGggaatagttttttgaaaag ATTCAATGTGGAGGAGCGAGGTGTTGTTTCTCATTTATTCCATCAGTGGGCCAAGAAGCCAGCATTTCAAGATCCAAGGAGGTTGCTTGACAAG TGTTTGCAGGTGTTTTAA
- the LOC131320703 gene encoding ATP-dependent DNA helicase SRS2-like protein At4g25120 isoform X4 — protein sequence MNKENADAAETPGGGMSEEQRARISQKFRAAKALLSRKRPRRSTTPNTSLHSPRTIEDTKRIESPAQVTDVKRFPLSEISTNTRSPASVKAMKLGEGECNNTSSYRGLWDCKIDSSLSSRTTCVALENEAVPYSFETPNRQLECTSSICSEGISVNRIGSFDDSLSERRTGVAVETRCGINSCIDPVRQLQFSASSKSSPSSIVLDEDFDEAILEEIDALFEQKAVRKSEGEGCSSNFQLDIQSAEGSSLDYKVNLSSVFPDLLKIEGISNSSEDPECEVGGGKIFHTAQNGNMPEEYVKYMDSLNDRQREAACGDISIPLMIVAGPGSGKTSTMVGRILMLLKEGIGPSNILAMTFTTSAASEMRDRIGAVAGKATAKELLISTFHSFSLQLCRSHAEKLGRTPEFLIYGHGQQRRVIIEAIRLLENGKNMQNQDSHSLDEELKGVNSPEYFKDKSKKWQKFVAQAKASGKTAEDCCKEGDAVGAAVLQNYDDILRSCNALDYHDLICCSVKLLSDFPGVFKECQESWKAIVIDEFQDTSAMQYGLLQLLSSHKRITIVGDEDQSIFSFNGADVCGFDSFRKDFPNHKEVKLNKNYRSTRCIVEAASSLIKNNLKRCQLKNVLTDNSCGSKITVKECCNEDAQCAFVVDKILQISSEGSSAKCTFGNVAVLYRRQVSGKVFQTAFRDRKIPFNVHGVAFYRKKVVRAIIAMLQTTLPECDDGPFRCVFKALLPFEKEEKKKVIGHIDKVSTVRRSSFISAARDIFTAKVSGTFKRNQLTQGRKVLCTLDMISKLVRREQSISAVITSVANMIPQKYLLEQRAVLDNDGGKLLNEDNDVRPVLQYLLDDVSEFISTQFTAPEGAGDVLGEDKGCVYALKAFIDYLSERERENFHSRRHENKDSVSLTTIHQSKGLEWDTVFIVKVNESEIPLLHEFNGVAKENCTSIEEERRLLYVAMTRARKKLFILYVIMDSNWQVLQPSRFLKEIPDHLREIQIQCGGARCCFSFIPSVGQEASISRSKEVA from the exons atgaacaaGGAGAATGCGGATGCAGCAGAAACTCCAGGAGGAGGAATGTCAGAGGAACAGAGAGCTCGAATTTCCCAAAAGTTCAGAGCAGCCAAGGCCCTCCTCTCCCGCAAAAGACCTCGCCGCTCCACCACCCCCAACACCTCCCTTCACTCTCCTCGAAC AATTGAGGATACGAAGAGAATTGAATCTCCAGCTCAGGTAACGGACGTCAAAAGATTCCCTCTTTCAGAGATTTCAACGAACACTCGGTCCCCAGCTTCCGTTAAGGCGATGAAGTTAGGAGAAGGTGAATGCAACAACACTTCAAGTTACAGAGGCCTATGGGATTGTAAGATTGATAGTAGTCTGAGTTCAAGGACAACGTGCGTTGCTTTGGAGAATGAGGCAGTTCCGTATTCATTTGAAACTCCAAATAGACAACTGGAGTGTACTAGCAGTATATGCTCTGAGGGCATATCTGTTAATAGGATTGGATCATTTGATGATAGTTTAAGTGAAAGGAGAACGGGTGTGGCGGTGGAAACTCGGTGTGGAATTAATTCGTGTATCGATCCAGTGAGACAACTGCAGTTTTCTGCTTCGAGCAAGTCTTCACCATCGTCTATTGTTTTAGATGAGGATTTTGACGAGGCCATTCTGGAAGAAATTGATGCTTTATTTGAGCAGAAGGCAGTTAGAAAATCAGAGGGTGAAGGGTGCAGTAGTAATTTTCAATTGGATATTCAGTCTGCTGAAGGGAGTAGTTTGGATTATAAGGTCAATTTGAGTTCTGTTTTTCCGGACTTGTTAAAAATTGAAGGAATTTCAAATTCAAGCGAGGACCCTGAATGTGAAGTGGGGGGAGGGAAAATTTTCCACACTGCTCAAAATGGAAACATGCCTGAGGAGTATGTTAAGTACATGGATTCTCTGAATGATAGGCAGCGAGAAGCTGCTTGTGGTGACATTTCTATCCCTTTAATGATTGTTGCTGGACCAGGAAGTGGGAAG ACATCTACAATGGTTGGACGCATTCTGATGTTGCTTAAAGAG GGCATTGGTCCATCCAACATTCTGGCCATGACTTTCACGACATCTGCTGCTTCTGAAATGAGAGATCGAATTGGAGCAGTGGCTGGGAAGGCAACAGCAAAAGAACTCCTGATCAGCACATTCCACTCATTTTCTCTGCAACTTTGTCGTTCACATGCTGAAAA GTTAGGTCGCACACCAGAGTTTTTGATATATGGGCACGGGCAACAAAGAAGAGTAATCATTGAGGCTATCAGGCTactggaaaatggaaagaataTGCAAAATCAAGATTCTCACTCACTTGATGAAGAGTTAAAAGGCGTAAATTCTCCGGAATATTTTAAAGATAAGTCAAAGAAATGGCAGAAGTTTGTTGCTCAA GCTAAAGCTTCTGGAAAGACTGCTGAAGATTGCTGTAAAGAGGGGGATGCTGTAGGA GCGGCTGTTCTTCAAAATTACGATGACATATTAAGATCCTGTAATGCTCTGGATTACCATGACTTAATTTGCTGTTCAGTGAAGCTGCTCAGCGATTTTCCTGGAG TATTTAAGGAGTGCCAGGAGTCATGGAAAGCAATTGTGATAGACGAATTTCAAGACACAAGTGCCATGCAGTATGGTCTGCTGCAGCTTCTTTCATCTCATAAACGTATTACCATTGTTGGTGATGAAGATCAG TCCATTTTCAGTTTCAATGGTGCTGATGTATGTGGATTTGATTCATTTCGTAAAGATTTCCCAAACCACAAAGAA GtgaaattaaacaaaaactacCGTTCCACTCGTTGCATTGTTGAAGCTGCATCATCTCTTATAAAAAACAATTTGAAGCGATGCCAGCTAAAGAATGTCCTTACTGACAATTCTTGTGGATCTAAG ATTACTGTAAAGGAATGTTGTAATGAGGATGCACAGTGTGCATTCGTTGTTGATAAGATCTTACAAATTTCTTCAGAGGGTTCATCTGCTAAGTGCACTTTTGGAAATGTAGCTGTTCTTTACCGGAGGCAG GTGTCCGGGAAAGTGTTCCAAACAGCCTTTCGTGACCGGAAAATACCGTTCAACGTTCACGGAGTGGCCTTCTATAGAAAAAAG GTTGTGAGAGCCATAATTGCTATGCTTCAAACAACATTGCCTGAATGTGATGATGGTCCGTTTCGCTGTGTCTTCAAGGCTTTACTACCTtttgagaaagaggagaagaaaaag GTAATTGGTCATATTGATAAAGTTTCTACTGTAAGAAGATCCAGCTTTATATCAGCTGCACGCGACATATTTACTGCAAAAGTTTCTGGGACCTTTAAAAG GAATCAACTTACCCAAGGACGTAAAGTGTTGTGTACGCTAGACATGATATCAAAACTTGTTCGCAGG GAACAATCAATTTCAGCTGTCATAACTTCAGTGGCAAACATGATACCTCAG AAATACCTTCTTGAACAACGAGCAGTTCTAGACAATGATGGAGGAAAATTACTAAATGAAGACAATGACGTCAGACCT GTGCTCCAGTACCTGTTGGATGACGTCTCTGAGTTTATATCGACACAATTTACTGCACCAGAAGGGGCGGGAGATGTGCTAGGAGAAGATAAAGGATGTGTTTATGCACTTAAAGCTTTTATTGATTACCTATCTGAGCGGGAGAGGGAAAATTTCCACTCAAGGAGACATGAAAACAAAGATTCTGTCAGCCTTACTACCATCCATCAG TCAAAAGGCCTGGAGTGGGATACTGTTTTCATAGTCAAG GTAAATGAATCTGAGATCCCTTTGTTACATGAGTTCAATGGAGTTGCGAAGGAAAATTGTACTTCAATTGAG GAAGAGCGGCGCTTGCTATATGTGGCGATGACTCGTGCTCGAAAAAAACTTTTCATTCTTTACGTTATTATGGACTCAAATTGGCAG GTACTTCAGCCATCGCGGTTTTTGAAAGAAATACCTGATCATCTTCGAGAGATCCAG ATTCAATGTGGAGGAGCGAGGTGTTGTTTCTCATTTATTCCATCAGTGGGCCAAGAAGCCAGCATTTCAAGATCCAAGGAGGTTGCTTGA
- the LOC131320703 gene encoding ATP-dependent DNA helicase SRS2-like protein At4g25120 isoform X1, producing MNKENADAAETPGGGMSEEQRARISQKFRAAKALLSRKRPRRSTTPNTSLHSPRTIEDTKRIESPAQVTDVKRFPLSEISTNTRSPASVKAMKLGEGECNNTSSYRGLWDCKIDSSLSSRTTCVALENEAVPYSFETPNRQLECTSSICSEGISVNRIGSFDDSLSERRTGVAVETRCGINSCIDPVRQLQFSASSKSSPSSIVLDEDFDEAILEEIDALFEQKAVRKSEGEGCSSNFQLDIQSAEGSSLDYKVNLSSVFPDLLKIEGISNSSEDPECEVGGGKIFHTAQNGNMPEEYVKYMDSLNDRQREAACGDISIPLMIVAGPGSGKTSTMVGRILMLLKEGIGPSNILAMTFTTSAASEMRDRIGAVAGKATAKELLISTFHSFSLQLCRSHAEKLGRTPEFLIYGHGQQRRVIIEAIRLLENGKNMQNQDSHSLDEELKGVNSPEYFKDKSKKWQKFVAQAKASGKTAEDCCKEGDAVGAAVLQNYDDILRSCNALDYHDLICCSVKLLSDFPGVFKECQESWKAIVIDEFQDTSAMQYGLLQLLSSHKRITIVGDEDQSIFSFNGADVCGFDSFRKDFPNHKEVKLNKNYRSTRCIVEAASSLIKNNLKRCQLKNVLTDNSCGSKITVKECCNEDAQCAFVVDKILQISSEGSSAKCTFGNVAVLYRRQVSGKVFQTAFRDRKIPFNVHGVAFYRKKVVRAIIAMLQTTLPECDDGPFRCVFKALLPFEKEEKKKVIGHIDKVSTVRRSSFISAARDIFTAKVSGTFKRNQLTQGRKVLCTLDMISKLVRREQSISAVITSVANMIPQKYLLEQRAVLDNDGGKLLNEDNDVRPVLQYLLDDVSEFISTQFTAPEGAGDVLGEDKGCVYALKAFIDYLSERERENFHSRRHENKDSVSLTTIHQSKGLEWDTVFIVKVNESEIPLLHEFNGVAKENCTSIEEERRLLYVAMTRARKKLFILYVIMDSNWQVLQPSRFLKEIPDHLREIQGEVNSNDLQRKDQKLKKDTAKLTAGLSRGTELPEADLVPKDSVEIHAHETSKESIESIEACHGNSFLKRFNVEERGVVSHLFHQWAKKPAFQDPRRLLDKVAFAIDERLRLKKSTHKDVMRELKSCLKCDEAFHYAQHILMWVQIPADKRAHLMREKQEHFQKLRIENAMSSSSATPKQIAYLQSLGCTVVPSSRLHASRLIEQYKSL from the exons atgaacaaGGAGAATGCGGATGCAGCAGAAACTCCAGGAGGAGGAATGTCAGAGGAACAGAGAGCTCGAATTTCCCAAAAGTTCAGAGCAGCCAAGGCCCTCCTCTCCCGCAAAAGACCTCGCCGCTCCACCACCCCCAACACCTCCCTTCACTCTCCTCGAAC AATTGAGGATACGAAGAGAATTGAATCTCCAGCTCAGGTAACGGACGTCAAAAGATTCCCTCTTTCAGAGATTTCAACGAACACTCGGTCCCCAGCTTCCGTTAAGGCGATGAAGTTAGGAGAAGGTGAATGCAACAACACTTCAAGTTACAGAGGCCTATGGGATTGTAAGATTGATAGTAGTCTGAGTTCAAGGACAACGTGCGTTGCTTTGGAGAATGAGGCAGTTCCGTATTCATTTGAAACTCCAAATAGACAACTGGAGTGTACTAGCAGTATATGCTCTGAGGGCATATCTGTTAATAGGATTGGATCATTTGATGATAGTTTAAGTGAAAGGAGAACGGGTGTGGCGGTGGAAACTCGGTGTGGAATTAATTCGTGTATCGATCCAGTGAGACAACTGCAGTTTTCTGCTTCGAGCAAGTCTTCACCATCGTCTATTGTTTTAGATGAGGATTTTGACGAGGCCATTCTGGAAGAAATTGATGCTTTATTTGAGCAGAAGGCAGTTAGAAAATCAGAGGGTGAAGGGTGCAGTAGTAATTTTCAATTGGATATTCAGTCTGCTGAAGGGAGTAGTTTGGATTATAAGGTCAATTTGAGTTCTGTTTTTCCGGACTTGTTAAAAATTGAAGGAATTTCAAATTCAAGCGAGGACCCTGAATGTGAAGTGGGGGGAGGGAAAATTTTCCACACTGCTCAAAATGGAAACATGCCTGAGGAGTATGTTAAGTACATGGATTCTCTGAATGATAGGCAGCGAGAAGCTGCTTGTGGTGACATTTCTATCCCTTTAATGATTGTTGCTGGACCAGGAAGTGGGAAG ACATCTACAATGGTTGGACGCATTCTGATGTTGCTTAAAGAG GGCATTGGTCCATCCAACATTCTGGCCATGACTTTCACGACATCTGCTGCTTCTGAAATGAGAGATCGAATTGGAGCAGTGGCTGGGAAGGCAACAGCAAAAGAACTCCTGATCAGCACATTCCACTCATTTTCTCTGCAACTTTGTCGTTCACATGCTGAAAA GTTAGGTCGCACACCAGAGTTTTTGATATATGGGCACGGGCAACAAAGAAGAGTAATCATTGAGGCTATCAGGCTactggaaaatggaaagaataTGCAAAATCAAGATTCTCACTCACTTGATGAAGAGTTAAAAGGCGTAAATTCTCCGGAATATTTTAAAGATAAGTCAAAGAAATGGCAGAAGTTTGTTGCTCAA GCTAAAGCTTCTGGAAAGACTGCTGAAGATTGCTGTAAAGAGGGGGATGCTGTAGGA GCGGCTGTTCTTCAAAATTACGATGACATATTAAGATCCTGTAATGCTCTGGATTACCATGACTTAATTTGCTGTTCAGTGAAGCTGCTCAGCGATTTTCCTGGAG TATTTAAGGAGTGCCAGGAGTCATGGAAAGCAATTGTGATAGACGAATTTCAAGACACAAGTGCCATGCAGTATGGTCTGCTGCAGCTTCTTTCATCTCATAAACGTATTACCATTGTTGGTGATGAAGATCAG TCCATTTTCAGTTTCAATGGTGCTGATGTATGTGGATTTGATTCATTTCGTAAAGATTTCCCAAACCACAAAGAA GtgaaattaaacaaaaactacCGTTCCACTCGTTGCATTGTTGAAGCTGCATCATCTCTTATAAAAAACAATTTGAAGCGATGCCAGCTAAAGAATGTCCTTACTGACAATTCTTGTGGATCTAAG ATTACTGTAAAGGAATGTTGTAATGAGGATGCACAGTGTGCATTCGTTGTTGATAAGATCTTACAAATTTCTTCAGAGGGTTCATCTGCTAAGTGCACTTTTGGAAATGTAGCTGTTCTTTACCGGAGGCAG GTGTCCGGGAAAGTGTTCCAAACAGCCTTTCGTGACCGGAAAATACCGTTCAACGTTCACGGAGTGGCCTTCTATAGAAAAAAG GTTGTGAGAGCCATAATTGCTATGCTTCAAACAACATTGCCTGAATGTGATGATGGTCCGTTTCGCTGTGTCTTCAAGGCTTTACTACCTtttgagaaagaggagaagaaaaag GTAATTGGTCATATTGATAAAGTTTCTACTGTAAGAAGATCCAGCTTTATATCAGCTGCACGCGACATATTTACTGCAAAAGTTTCTGGGACCTTTAAAAG GAATCAACTTACCCAAGGACGTAAAGTGTTGTGTACGCTAGACATGATATCAAAACTTGTTCGCAGG GAACAATCAATTTCAGCTGTCATAACTTCAGTGGCAAACATGATACCTCAG AAATACCTTCTTGAACAACGAGCAGTTCTAGACAATGATGGAGGAAAATTACTAAATGAAGACAATGACGTCAGACCT GTGCTCCAGTACCTGTTGGATGACGTCTCTGAGTTTATATCGACACAATTTACTGCACCAGAAGGGGCGGGAGATGTGCTAGGAGAAGATAAAGGATGTGTTTATGCACTTAAAGCTTTTATTGATTACCTATCTGAGCGGGAGAGGGAAAATTTCCACTCAAGGAGACATGAAAACAAAGATTCTGTCAGCCTTACTACCATCCATCAG TCAAAAGGCCTGGAGTGGGATACTGTTTTCATAGTCAAG GTAAATGAATCTGAGATCCCTTTGTTACATGAGTTCAATGGAGTTGCGAAGGAAAATTGTACTTCAATTGAG GAAGAGCGGCGCTTGCTATATGTGGCGATGACTCGTGCTCGAAAAAAACTTTTCATTCTTTACGTTATTATGGACTCAAATTGGCAG GTACTTCAGCCATCGCGGTTTTTGAAAGAAATACCTGATCATCTTCGAGAGATCCAG GGCGAAGTGAATTCAAATGATCTACAAAGAAAGGACCAAAAACTTAAAAAGGACACTGCCAAGTTAACTGCTGGTTTATCAAGAGGAACAGAACTTCCCGAGGCAGATTTGGTTCCAAAGGATTCTGTCGAGATTCATGCCCATGAAACTTCGAAAGAGTCAATTGAATCGATCGAGGCATGCCATGggaatagttttttgaaaag ATTCAATGTGGAGGAGCGAGGTGTTGTTTCTCATTTATTCCATCAGTGGGCCAAGAAGCCAGCATTTCAAGATCCAAGGAGGTTGCTTGACAAG GTTGCCTTTGCCATTGATGAACGTTTAAGACTGAAGAAAAGTACACACAAG GATGTTATGCGTGAGCTGAAGTCCTGCTTGAAGTGTGATGAGGCATTCCACTATGCACAACAT ATTTTGATGTGGGTGCAAATACCTGCTGATAAGCGTGCCCATTTGATGAGGGAGAAACAG GAACATTTTCAGAAATTGAGGATTGAGAATGCGATGAGTTCATCCTCTGCCACCCCTAAACAG ATTGCTTACTTACAGAGCTTGGGTTGCACAGTAGTCCCTTCATCACGCCTCCATGCTTCTCGTTTGATTGAGCAATACAAATCGCTGTGA